The following proteins are co-located in the Apium graveolens cultivar Ventura chromosome 5, ASM990537v1, whole genome shotgun sequence genome:
- the LOC141724740 gene encoding putative plant SNARE 13 — protein sequence MICLLYMTLSPAHCKKKRREKEERHSQQQDTPRFQPSLIPTNISFLPPTMSTSDLPMTPQLEQIHGEIRDNFRALANGFQKLDKIKDSSRQSKQLEELTGKMRECKRLIKEFDREIKDEEGRNPPEVSKQLNDEKQSMIKELNSYVSLRKTYMSSLGNKKVELYDTGGDGEPTAEDNVQMASKMSNQELIDSGNKTMDETDRAIERSKQVVHQTVEVGTQTAATLKGQTDQMGRIVNELDTIQFSIKKASQLVKEIGRQVATDKCIMLFLFLVVCGVIAVIVVKIVNPHNKDIRDIPGLAPPAPTARRLLYLKSGQYLV from the exons aTGATCTGTCTTCTATACATGACTCTGTCACCAGCTCATTgcaaaaaaaaaagaagagaaaaagaaGAAAGACATTCTCAGCAACAAGACACACCT CGATTTCAACCAAGTTTAATACCAACCAATATTAGCTTCTTACCGCCAACAATGTCCACTTCCGATTTGCCCATGACTCCTCAGTTGGAACAGATCCACGGTGAAATTCGCGACAATTTTCGTGCCCTAGc AAATGGCTTCCAGAAGTTGGACAAGATTAAAGACTCCAGTAGGCAAAGCAAGCAGCTGGAGGAACTTACAGGAAAGATGAGAGAATGTAAAAG GTTAATTAAAGAGTTTGATCGTGAAATAAAAGATGAGGAGGGCCGAAATCCTCCTGAGGTCAGCAAACAGCTCAACGATGAGAAGCAGTCAATG ATCAAGGAGCTGAATTCGTATGTTTCCTTAAGAAAAAC GTACATGAGCAGCCTTGGCAATAAGAAAGTCGAACTTTATGATACCGGAGGTGATGGTGAACCTACTGCTGAAGACAATGTTCAAATGGCTTCAA AGATGTCGAACCAGGAGCTTATTGATTCTGGAAATAAGACAATGGATGAGACAGATCGGGCAATAGAAAGGTCAAAACAG GTTGTCCATCAAACAGTTGAAGTGGGAACACAGACTGCTGCTACCTTGAAGGGACAA ACTGACCAAATGGGACGTATTGTTAATGAATTGGATACAATCCAGTTTTCTATTAAAAAGGCCTCACAGCTTGTAAAGGAGATCGGTAGGCAG GTGGCCACCGACAAATGCATTATGCTTTTTCTGTTTTTAGTTGTATGTGGTGTGATCGCTGTAATTGTTGTGAAg ATTGTGAATCCCCACAACAAAGACATCAGGGACATTCCAGGATTGGCTCCTCCTGCCCCAACCGCGAGGAGACTATTGTATTTGAAGAG
- the LOC141660613 gene encoding uncharacterized protein LOC141660613, which produces MALKMQRHFAIFCLAMLMLGLFASPTEAKFKGINPFCRTSDYRRICNIMVGGATNWHDATRNGIQSALRAAMVLQKLTPQLDQALVGVDQASKADAVSTCKEIFDGAVDNMKQALVYFDTDDIGGLNSYLSAAIGIDDCQEAFKQAGAELPPAVTKISNNLSMQVGNCLAITQQT; this is translated from the coding sequence ATGGCTTTGAAAATGCAGCGACATTTTGCAATATTTTGCCTGGCCATGCTCATGTTAGGCCTCTTTGCTTCACCCACCGAAGCAAAATTCAAGGGCATTAATCCGTTCTGCAGAACAAGCGATTATAGGCGAATTTGTAACATCATGGTTGGAGGTGCAACGAATTGGCATGACGCGACCAGAAATGGAATTCAATCAGCTTTAAGAGCTGCAATGGTATTGCAAAAATTGACACCTCAACTTGATCAAGCACTCGTAGGAGTGGATCAAGCCTCCAAAGCTGACGCCGTGTCTACGTGCAAAGAGATATTTGATGGAGCTGTTGATAACATGAAACAGGCTTTGGTTTATTTCGATACTGATGACATTGGTGGCCTTAACTCTTATTTATCTGCCGCCATTGGTATTGATGATTGCCAGGAGGCTTTCAAGCAGGCCGGAGCTGAATTGCCTCCGGCTGTGACCAAGATTTCGAACAATTTATCCATGCAAGTTGGCAATTGCTTGGCAATTACGCAACAAACCTAA